The following coding sequences lie in one Brevibacterium marinum genomic window:
- a CDS encoding cytidine deaminase, giving the protein MTSADVEASEHVWSVEPTPVSVDDLSEGTWSLLRDEARRAMGFAYVPYSSYPVGAAALVDDGRIVSGANIENASFGVTLCAECSLVSDLFMSGGGRLVAFDCVDGAGQTLVPCGRCRQLLFEHGGNDLILNMPSGREPMSVVLPEAFGPDHLSRVGRGDEAGPHSVPKH; this is encoded by the coding sequence ATGACTTCTGCAGATGTCGAAGCCTCTGAACACGTGTGGAGCGTGGAACCCACCCCCGTCTCGGTCGACGATCTGTCCGAGGGCACCTGGTCGCTGCTGCGGGACGAGGCGAGGCGAGCGATGGGCTTCGCCTACGTTCCGTACTCGTCCTATCCCGTGGGCGCGGCGGCGCTCGTCGACGATGGGCGCATCGTCAGCGGCGCCAATATCGAGAATGCCTCGTTCGGGGTCACGCTGTGCGCCGAATGCTCCCTCGTCTCCGACCTGTTCATGTCCGGTGGCGGGCGGCTCGTGGCCTTCGACTGCGTTGACGGTGCGGGCCAAACCCTGGTTCCGTGCGGACGCTGCCGCCAACTACTGTTCGAACACGGCGGCAATGACCTGATCCTCAACATGCCCAGCGGCAGAGAGCCCATGTCGGTGGTGCTGCCCGAGGCCTTCGGGCCGGATCACCTCAGCCGTGTCGGGCGCGGGGACGAGGCCGGCCCGCACAGCGTCCCCAAGCACTGA
- a CDS encoding ABC transporter permease: MSAQTAEATPANQLKSLTPITWKFPIVYTILALVSLISFGIIGRDGQTTFRIATGGDLFAIPDVVVSSTVAGLILSLILVVMAAASIYFAIRRVTLAGWFPMVFGIIFVVSFLAWAGGGSGGVIPLTTLLAGALALSVPLIFGAMCGLVGERSGIINIAIEGQLLAGAFLAAVVASVVKNPYAGLLAAPIAGALVAVILTFFAVKYWVNQIIIGVVLNVLVVGVTSFLYSTVLSEDPELWNARQKLPDLPIPLLSDVPLVGRVLFDQNILVYIMYVVVIALQIFVFRSKWGLRMRAVGEHPKAADTVGIKVNFTRVRNTLMAGAIAGLGGAFFTVGSGLAFGKEMSAGQGYIALAAMILGKWNPKGALLAALLFGFSKSLGNTLQSIGTPVANELLLMLPYIVTVLAVAGFVGRVRPPAAEGVPYVK; this comes from the coding sequence ATGAGCGCTCAGACCGCGGAAGCAACACCCGCGAACCAGCTCAAGTCGCTGACCCCGATCACGTGGAAGTTCCCGATCGTGTACACGATCCTGGCGCTCGTGTCGCTGATCTCCTTCGGCATCATCGGCCGTGACGGGCAGACGACCTTCAGGATCGCGACCGGGGGAGACCTCTTCGCGATCCCCGACGTGGTCGTGTCCTCGACCGTGGCCGGACTGATCCTCTCCCTGATCCTCGTGGTGATGGCGGCCGCCTCGATCTACTTCGCGATCCGACGCGTCACCCTGGCCGGATGGTTCCCGATGGTCTTCGGCATCATCTTCGTCGTGTCCTTCCTCGCCTGGGCCGGTGGCGGCAGCGGTGGGGTGATCCCGCTGACCACACTGCTGGCCGGTGCCCTGGCACTGTCCGTGCCGCTGATCTTCGGCGCCATGTGCGGGCTCGTCGGCGAACGCTCGGGCATCATCAACATCGCCATCGAGGGTCAGCTGCTGGCGGGTGCGTTCCTCGCCGCCGTCGTCGCTTCGGTGGTCAAGAACCCCTATGCGGGACTGCTGGCGGCACCGATCGCCGGTGCGCTGGTGGCCGTCATCCTCACGTTCTTCGCGGTGAAGTACTGGGTCAATCAGATCATCATCGGCGTGGTCCTCAACGTGCTCGTCGTCGGAGTCACCAGCTTCCTCTATTCGACGGTGCTCTCCGAGGACCCCGAGCTGTGGAATGCCCGGCAGAAGCTTCCCGACCTGCCGATCCCACTGCTGTCGGACGTTCCCCTCGTGGGCCGGGTGCTCTTCGACCAGAACATCCTCGTCTATATCATGTATGTCGTCGTCATCGCCCTCCAGATCTTCGTGTTCCGTTCGAAGTGGGGCCTGCGCATGCGGGCGGTCGGCGAGCACCCGAAGGCCGCCGACACCGTGGGCATCAAGGTCAATTTCACCCGCGTGCGCAACACGCTGATGGCCGGTGCGATCGCGGGCCTCGGCGGTGCCTTCTTCACCGTCGGATCCGGGTTGGCCTTCGGCAAGGAGATGTCGGCGGGACAGGGCTACATCGCTCTGGCGGCGATGATCCTCGGCAAATGGAACCCGAAGGGCGCCCTGCTCGCGGCCCTGCTGTTCGGCTTCTCCAAGAGTTTGGGCAACACCCTGCAGTCCATCGGAACCCCGGTGGCCAACGAGCTGCTGCTCATGCTTCCCTATATCGTCACGGTTCTCGCCGTCGCCGGATTCGTCGGTCGGGTCCGCCCGCCGGCGGCCGAAGGCGTGCCGTACGTGAAATAG